Genomic window (Blastocatellia bacterium):
TATCTATTATGCCGGAGCCGCATCGGGCGGCATCTGGAAGACAACCGATGGAGGCGTAACCTGGCAGCCGATCTTCGATGATCAGCCCGTATCCTCCATTGGCTCGCTGGCTGTCGCACCGTCGGATCCGAACATCGTGTGGGCGGGAACCGGCGAGGATTGCATTCGCAGTCACATCTCCATCGGCAACGGTATTTACAAATCGCTCGACGCCGGGAAGACGTGGATGCACATGGGCCTTGAGAAGACGGGCCGCATCGGACGCATCGTCATTGATCCACAGAATCCCGACATTGTTCTGGCCTGCGCCCTGGGCCATGCTTACGGACCACAGCCCGAACGTGGCGTCTTTCGCACGACCGATGGAGGCAAGACCTGGGAGAGGACTCTGTTCGTTGACGAGAACACCGGCTGCTCCGACATTGCCATGGACCCGAACAATCCCCGGATTCTTTTCGCCGGCATGTGGCAATTGGAAATCCACACCTGGGGACGGGAAAGCGGCGGGCCGGGCAGCGGCCTTTACATGAGCCGGGATGGCGGCGTGACCTGGAAGCGCCTGACGGGTCGTGGACTGCCCACGCGCGAGGTCGGCAAAATCGCCGTGGCCGTCGCACCGTCCAATTCCAACCGGGTCTACGCCATCATCGAGACGGGCGATGGCGTCCCTTGGAAAGGCAAAGAGACGGACCGGGGCACGCTCTGGCGCTCGGACGACGGTGGGGAGACCTGGCGCGTGGTGAGCTATGATCACTATGTCAACGGGCGCGCTCACTACTACTCGCATCTGGCCGTGGCTCCCGACAACGAGAACGAAGTCTATTTCCTCACCGCCGCGTTCTCCGTTTCGTTTGATGGTGGCCAGACGATAAATCCGGTGCCTCCCGGATCCAGTCCCGGTGGTGACAATCACGAGATGTGGATTGATCCGAAAAATCCCAACCGCATGGCCGTAGCCAATGATGGTGGCGTCTCGCTTTCGACGACGCGAGGCCGCACGTGGCAGCGCATTCAGCTTCCCATCGCGCAGATGTATCACGTCACGGTGGACAACCAGATCCCGTACTATGTCTACGGCAATCGCCAGGATGGGCCGTCAACGCGAGGGCCGAGCAACAGTCGCCTGATGGGATTTGGCGGCAGCCCTGGCATTATTCCCCGTGGCGAATGGCACTCGGTCGGAGGCGGCGAGAGCGGCTGGGCCACGCCCGATCCGGTGGATCCCAATATCATCTGGTCGAGCGCCTCGGGTTCAGGGAGCGTGGGCGGCATCGTCGTCCGCTACGATGAGCGAACCCGACAGGCCCGCAACGTTGAGGTCTGGCCCGATAGCACCATTGGTTGGCCGGCGGCCGAGCTGAAGTATCGCTT
Coding sequences:
- a CDS encoding sialidase; this translates as MRGKYKSHVASFIVVFAMTAKMLIPVWGQQVPISFEALRYRYIGPVGNRVTSIVGVPGQPNIYYAGAASGGIWKTTDGGVTWQPIFDDQPVSSIGSLAVAPSDPNIVWAGTGEDCIRSHISIGNGIYKSLDAGKTWMHMGLEKTGRIGRIVIDPQNPDIVLACALGHAYGPQPERGVFRTTDGGKTWERTLFVDENTGCSDIAMDPNNPRILFAGMWQLEIHTWGRESGGPGSGLYMSRDGGVTWKRLTGRGLPTREVGKIAVAVAPSNSNRVYAIIETGDGVPWKGKETDRGTLWRSDDGGETWRVVSYDHYVNGRAHYYSHLAVAPDNENEVYFLTAAFSVSFDGGQTINPVPPGSSPGGDNHEMWIDPKNPNRMAVANDGGVSLSTTRGRTWQRIQLPIAQMYHVTVDNQIPYYVYGNRQDGPSTRGPSNSRLMGFGGSPGIIPRGEWHSVGGGESGWATPDPVDPNIIWSSASGSGSVGGIVVRYDERTRQARNVEVWPDSTIGWPAAELKYRFVWTFPLTISPHDHNTVYVGSQYVHRTTDGGQSWQVISPDLTSNDKSRQQISGGLTPDNIGVEYAPVVFAIAESPREKGVIWAGTNDGLVHITRDGGRTWTNVTANIPNLPPWGTVSNIEPSRHQAGKAYITVDFHQVNNRDPYVYKTTDYGKTWKLITNGIPRSPLSYAHCIREDPVRPGLLYLGTENALYVSFDDGENWQPLQMNLPHAPVYWLVVQEHFNDLVVATYGRGFWILDDITPLQQLTPQVLAAEAHLFAPRPAYRFHPITPPMMMSNDPTAGQNPPYGASINYYLKSVPSGDVTIRILDARGQLVRTLQGTKQAGLNRVWWDLRTELSK